The Artemia franciscana chromosome 2, ASM3288406v1, whole genome shotgun sequence genome segment actatgagaaagccatttagccaaaaaaataaatatgcaaatttcgttttaattattcatctgcggagagccaaaatcaaaacatgcattgattcaaaaacgttcagaaattaaataaaaaaaaacaagtttttttaacggaaagtaaggagcgacattaaaacttaaaacgaacagaaattacttcgtatataaaaggggctgcttcctcttcaacgccccgctctttacgctaaagttttttactgttttaaaaagtagagtgaagagaaagagtcaaactttagcgcaaagagcggggcgttgatgaggaagccgcccctttcatataagaagtaatttctgttcgttttaagttttaatgtcgctccttactttccgttaaaaaaacttgtttttttatttaattcatacaGGGGCTATTTTAAAACGTCAGAAATTTGGTGAAGTCTGTTCCTAATTTTCTTAGATGTATCTAATTGATCAACATCATATACTTTCAAATCTGTTTTATCACATACTCTCTTTAGGATCTGTACAACGCACAGAGAGTAAGCGATCTTCATCTCAAGTTCGAACCCCAGCTCAGCCTCCAGATGTAACACCGAAGCTAAGGTCCGTAAGCCTAACACGATCAACTGATCGGAGTCCAAGTCCCCCAAGGAGCCCTTTGTCACGAGTTTCAAGAAGCCGCTCCAGTGCTGATCGGAGACTCCAATATGAAATTCAGTCATTTCAACGAAGAAATAGTTCAACTTCCCCTCCAAGCTCTTTACTGGACGACGTGCCGGTAATAAGCATTGTTTatgtttcattttattgttcgtatacattttttatattcataagGATTGCCCCGGTCTCCGACCCTGTCTGTATGGGACCCTGTgagaaagttgaaaataaattgcGACGAAGACCTTGCTCCGTTTCCATCATAAATATCAACAACAAGAAGAGCAATAGGGGattcttttcgcaagacagtagaattctatatttgaatgaatatttcgaccctatgtccaagggccgtcatCAACAAAACATAAATGTATTAAAGGAAAGAGACTTAAATTAAAATAcgaccattaaaactaaaatgaaaaatctttatttcagcGTCCTTATTTCAGCGAAAGTTCCACTGTCTTACGAGAAAAAATTCTCTATTGCTCTTCTTTTTGTTGATGTTTATAATTGAAGAATAGCTGCGAAAAGCAaactaaaccccccccccccctacccccTCCCATCCATGTCCTTTTCAATCCTtcttcattaaaatataaaaattctttttgtgcggttttttcttcctttcttcgctATTAGGTACTTATccccaaaacttaaaaatattttaaagtatttattttaacaacCACTAGCAAGTATGTCTGAACCGTTCTTGTTGTTTCTTCCTCGTCGAAATcggaatttttcaaaatggattttttagtgttcttttcaatcaatcacccaatttattaatactaaaaaaaatgctacaaaCGTAAAGCGGTTACTaagcccaagaagctttgcttgtaatcggccacacaaaacaaaaataaaatacttttataaaacacatataataaaaagaacactggaacaagacaaggacatttaacagatatgagatttagaaggagatataACGTGTAAATGAAGAGAAGAGAGACATATAATTACTGCCTTTGCAGAAATACATAGATGGACATCAGGAGGGATGGAGTACCATTGTAGAATTGATTGATAaacaggagacctctgagctgctgtTGATGATcgttttagtaaaataaatctGCGTGAAGAACTACGCAAAGAAGAagagtacctacctgagcctgtccgtgagaaaaactgctgcagaCACGGTGGATGTGTAGCTAAAGcaaaggaataaataaaacaataaaaacaataagataaataaaaacaaaggagagagagagatagattACTAAACAGGAAATACCCGACGAAAAAATGCCTTTGCAAAAAATAATAgagggacattcaaagagatgGTGTTCCATagtagaattgattgatatacaggagacctctggGCAGCTATAGATGATCGCTTTGATAAAATAAATCGTCTAGAAgaactacataaaaaagaagagtacctacctgagcctgtccatgagaaaaacttCTGCAGAGACGGTGGATGTGTAGCTAAAACAAAGgagtaaataaaacaataaaaataattaggtaaataaaaacaaaggagagagagagagattacTAAACAGGAaatacccgacgaaataatgcctttgcaaaaaaaaaaaatagagggaCATCCAAAGAGATgaagttccataatagaattgattgatatacaggagacctctggGCTGCTGTAGATGATcgctttggtaaaataaatcgtctagaagaaaaaagaaattgctgCAGGGGCGAtggaagagtacctagaaaagcagaatgcgctaacTAAAGATTACTTATATCTGCAATACGGTCCAGCAGATCTATTCTAGTATCATTCTAAAGAtaagaggaagggtaaagccgaggaagaagaaaagtagccttcactgtcCTATTTCGGGCtttttgaagtgagcagaggaGACATTTGTTAGTACTACCCCAGACATAACAGCAATAtgaaaagcagaaaaataaaatcataataaaGAGAAGGCATAACATCAGGGTAAGAAATGAGTTAACCTGGTGCAATATTGAAGACTGGCGACGGATGAGGGTACGGGTGTGAGTTAtgaagtttaaaagaaagaaaacagtcaagatacacagcAGGAAATGTCACCATGGTAGCGTATTCACCATGGTATTCTCCATGGTATTCACCATGGTATAATATTTTTCCCAGAAGTCAGGATGTTTGGCTTCTGTACGTCTCTCATACGATACGGAGTCCTGAAATCTACAATGGCTCTTTTCCGGCTGTTGAAGGCCATagcatttgaccagcaccaatccttcaCTTTATCAAGAACACccagtggcagatggcaggtccactgaagcaatgaaaaagttactgtcgTCAGCAACAGGAACAGGGTATACATGGGGATGAAGATCATCAACAAGAtcactaatataaattaaaaacaaaaaatggtcCAAGCACGGAGCCCTGTGGCACACCTCTCGATATAGGCAAGGTGGAGGAAGAAGTACCATCTGCCGAAACATACTGAAATGTCCCTAAGAGATAAGACTTTAACCATTTTAGTGGGGCTCCTTGTACTtcaaataaagatagtttagacaAAAGAATAGGGTGATTGAACATTATTGAAACTAGATAACCCCAACCCTACCAAAAAGAGTATGGCTAACTTACAAGACTGGAAAGCTGgcgctagtgtcgacaaaaaatatttcaacgccatctagcatttggcTACACTTGATGTTTTTTCCGGTGTACTAATAAGAATAATCAATGTAATTTGTGTAGTTGGTAAAATAATTGTAGTAATAAGTTCCTGACAAAAGAATGATTGCAAAGCTTGAGAGATTACGTGTCGCCAAGCGCTAGATGGTGTTGACGGAAAGAATATAACTTAAAGGTTAATCCGagataaaaaacaatattttctaaGTTTGAAAACAACTATTGgtttaaatattatgaaaaatcaTGATCTACTCTATTACAGAGTGCTCATTTCAAGTTTCTAGCTACCATAACAATAGCCTCTGTAATGTTACTTGACCACGTTGTATTACTTCCTTTTAAAATGTCAGGAACATTATTGAAACTAGATAACTCCTACCCTAGAAAAAAGAGTATGGCTAACTTAAAAGATTGGAAAGCTGGTGCTAgcatcgacaaaaaaaaaatatctcaccACCATCTAGCGATTGGCGACACTTTATGTTTTTCCGGTGTACTAATAagaataatcaatttaatttgtGTAGTTGGTAAAATTATTGTAGAAATAATACCAATTATTcgtttaaatattattaaaaatcatgATCTACTCTATTACGGAGTGCTCATTTCAAGTTTCTAACTACCATAACAATAGCCTCTGTAATGTTACTTGACCACGTTTTATTACTTCCTTTTAAAATGTTTAGTAGTAAAAATTACCATTTGTTAACAGAAAgtctttttttgtaactttttttgaTAGTCATTCTTCAAGTAATTAATCATCAGCAGTTTCTTTGTGTCATTTTCTATTTGACATTTTCTTGTTTGTCCTGGGTGTGGGAAGTGTCACGTACCTTAGCAAAAACAGGGTTAAATGCGCAAATCATTAATCGTTACAAGAAggtattttataagaaaaggaatataaaaaactcattttaggAGAATTTTCGTTCAATGAAATGGAAAAGAGAAGGTGTGAGAATTTGCTTCtattgtcttttcttttcatcaaacagttcgtggtagcgaactgtagtaaggagcgacccggctcaatagtaaccgaaactctaaaaaacggaactttataacaatagttacatcaaaagaatcgcattttaatgctgattataaatatataagtttcattaagtttagaattaccaatcaaaagttacgagcctgagaaaatttgacttattttagaaaatagggggaaacaccccttaaaagtcatagaaccttaacgaaaatcacaccatcagattcagcttatcagagaaaaCTATAGTAGGATCAGGCTGTTCGCCCCTCAatgcccagctctttacgcaaaagttttttattgttttaaaaagtagagttgagagaaagagtcaaactttagcgtaaagagcgggttgttgaggggggaacagcccctttcatatacggagtaatttctgttcgttttaagttttaatgtcgctccttactttcagttaaaaaaaatattgtttttgtttttatttaatttgtgaaaaGAATTGTGGTGCATATTATATGAcaaatgtcaaaatatttcttgaTTTAGGGACATGATTCTCTATTAAGAGTTGTACCCTGGAGGAGGgagaagcccccccccccccccccaccgaaattgaaatttttgggttcttttatttaaaggtCATAAAGGTCAGGTTATTCATATGAGATAAATGGCAACCGAGTATGACTGACTCTCTGGTTTTAAAATGCTCGTGAAAACCAAACCTTTCTAAAGCACTCCCCTTTCAtaacaaattttcttaattttatatgAATAAAGCTTTTATACGAGTTCTATGAGTATACTTGGATCTGATAGGTGTATTTGTTATATTGGTtgatattaggggggggggatatgttGCAAATGTAAGAAAATAATGAGAAATTCACGATGATTCGGAAGTGAAGATACGGGTGTGCCCAACAGAATGTTAATCATTAGTTGTTCAAAGTAATTATTTTGCAAAGTAAGTTAGTTTTGGAGAATCATGTCCATTGTCGTTCATTGACATGGAAAACAGAAGTCGTGTGAATtcgctttttttcatttctgaaaaGAACAATTAGTTTGATCACAGGGTAATTAGGAACAGTTAGCCTATTAGTAATGAAACCGCAAAATTTTATCTGCCATTTGGACTTTAAATGCACATGCTTCGAACTATTGTTcactaaattagtttttttttatgatatagCCAAAAGGGTACTAGATAAAATTCTCGATTAAAACTggccaaatgattttttttttcttggaagaaGATTTAAACTCCAATTACTAATGTGTGGCATTTGCCATCCTTCTGATAAGTTTCTAACGTGTGGAAACTACTGGAGAATGAACCGCGCCCCAGGCGGGATGTGTCTCTGCCCCTTAGGTCTACCACTAATTACGCAAATGGACAGTTGGATCCGGGGTGATTAGCTGGCCCAAAATGGGAAGGGCTGAAAGCTCGAACAAGAAAAATCCGAAATTTCATCcatctactaaaaataaaaggaaagaaaaaacgtaCCCCATTTCATTGGTATGGTATAATTCATAAGCTCTTTACAGTTGTTTACCAATCTTACGGAGGTAATAAGAACCTAACTACTGTGGAAaagattattaaatttttgtatacccttttttgttttataaggtTGAAGGCAATGTTTCgataacttttcattttgtttcagaATCCTCATGATGGTTCGTTGTCACCAGTTGAGcctcaaaatattttctctcgCTTCTTCCCTCGTAGAAGAAGTAGCAGAAAAAATTCTACTGAACTCCCAGTAACAAAACCAAATTTGGAGCAAGACCTTAAAAGCCCGCCTGCTCTACCCCCAAAAGAGCGAGATGTGAGTAGAAAGAGTTCATTTATTTCCGAAAACAAACCAGAAGTGAAAAATTGGCGAATATCAGCTGATGTTGAGCATAATGGTAACGACAACTCTGTTGATCAGGAAACTTTAAATTTTGCATCATTTTTCGACCGTATTCGAGAAGGAAGTAAAAATATTACCAAACCTGTTCCTATCCCTAGAAAGTCGTTATTAGCCAGTCCTAATTCTGAAGATAAAGGCTATGAATCCCTCAATATAACTCCCGACTCTTCCAAACCAAGAAAGCTTTCAAGAGAAGAACCGCAAGATGCGCCAATTGTAAGACCATGGGTTAAAGTACTCCCAACTGTGAATGTCAACGATCTACGACGACCTTTCGATGAAACTGAGCCAAGTTTGCCAAAATTTAGAAAGCAAATCAGTCTTGAACCGCGTAATGAATTACCAAGCCGTCCAGCAAGACGTGTTCACAGCTTCAGAGGCTCAACTACTACCCCTCTAGCTCTTGATTCTTTAAAATTCAACGAGAAAGAAGCAAAGAGCAATGAGTCTGATAAATCACCGGAAAGTTTGAGTGGTATTGATTTAAACGGGGATTTCATACTTAAGAAGGCGGTGGAATCAAACCCAGCTGCACATGTTATTCGGCGGTCACTTGAAACTCTCAAGTTTTCAAATGAAGGTCTGAAGAAGACTATTAGTAGCTTGAATCGGTACAGTCAATCTTCAGATCAGCTGATACTGCCTGACGATGTGATCAACAAGAACTCAAATGATAGCTTAAGCACGGGCTCAAGCTCTTTGAATATCTCTGACACAGAGGGCTTAGGAAGCTCCTATACTTTGAGTCGTGAaagtttaatttcaaattcaaaGGCCAATTCACCGCAGTTGTCCACTGATAGCTCTACAGTCAAGGGAAAGGGTGACGGTGAAGCTCATTCAGAATATACATCGTTAAGTCCTAAAACAGTGGGTGATCAAGAGGAATTTTTTGAAGCCCTAACTCCAGTTGCTGCAACTTTAACTCCAGCCGTAACCCCAACAACACCAGTTGTTCTTCGGTCATTTTTGGAGCCCTTCAATCCACCTGAAATTAAAAGCCGAATTGTAACTGAAACCGCCCAGCTTTTCGGGAAGTTTTCAGATAAAGCAGAAaagaattttactaaaaaattgactgaaaatgaaatGATAAAGGCTGATGATGGTTCTGAAGATATTTTTCCTGAAGTCGTATTACGAAAAAAGACTTCATTTACGAATAATAAGCTGAATGAGAGTCAGAGCGCACTTCTTACTGACCTAGAACTAAAAAGCAGTGTATTtggccttattttaaaaagcaaattctCGGAAATGCAGAACTCAAATTTTCAATCAGATAATGTGAATCCACAGCCTTTAAGTCTCGATTCTAACATTGAAAGTGAAAGACCTAACACATTTGAAGTGCCTTCATTGCGgaaattcactgaaaaaacGAATGATACAAAAGCAGTGACAACTAAGAAGGATGATTTTAACGCCCTTAAGCCTATTAAGCCCGAAAGAACTTCATTGATGAAGAAATCGGAATCCGCAGAAGGATCCGTAAGGAATACTAAAGTACCTGAACCTGAGTCAGTCGAAATTCGACGTCCTGTGCTGAAGAATCCAACCGAGTCATCGGAATTACTTCAAGTTTTCGCTCGCCGCTCTTTAAAACTTCGAGAAACAGATACAATACCAACAGAGTCGAAAACAGAGGATACTAGCATCAGCAATGAAGAGGAAAAAGAGGTTGAGAAAACAGTTATCATAGAACTCCCAAAAACTGTATCAGCGACTGAATTGCAGAATAATGTTGAGCAAGCTTCTCGAGTTCATGGGAAGCCTATACAATTGAAATGTGATAAGAGCAGAATTGTTGTGGAGCCCACAAAACTGCCAATGTCAACAACAAAGGAGTCCGAAGCTACGTCAGCTGAAATAATTTCCAAACGAAAAACATTCCAGACTACTCGACATGGTAATATCAGCCCTGAAAACTTACAACTAAAATCTGCAGAAGTGAAAACAGATGCAAAACTTGTTgctgatttaaaagaaaataagattgagaaagaagtttttttaattaaaaaagagaagCCAAGCCCCCGCGCTGTCAGATTAAGAAGTAAGACCCTTCCTGAAGCGAACTATACAGATTTGACTGCTGCCAAAACTTATACGGATGAATCTACAGAACCTCAAAGCATTTCAGTGCCATCTTATGGAGTCACTTTAAGACCAACAGGAAATTTGATTGTCAATCGGTAAGTTGTCTCACGAATACGTTGATGGACTAATTCGTTAATACGTCTTACTTGATGCTTGAATATATAATTCGTtaaagaattcaatttttagctCATACGTTATAAGTTAATCGGCAAGTAAAGCACTTGCAACAACCAACTGACTATATTTGAGCCTATATATAGTTGACTATATGCATGAGTtttgataattaattaattcgGTCTGGGAATAATCGGTTAATCGGTTTATTAATTGGTAAGTTGTCTCATAAATACGTTGATGGACTGCGACTAACTCGTTAATACGCCCTTCTTGATCTTTGAATATATAATCTGTTATTCAATATTCGATGATGGATGGAGTACAAAGcaaaagattttcaaataaaagaggcagtcaaaaacagaaacatttttcatttttcatgaaaaaaaaggcTGAGGAGCCTAGTACAATAGTTTCAATCTTCCCGTCATAGATTAAACATAATAATAGGGTAATAGGAAgtggaaatttgaaaaatacaacaacTGTTACTTCAAAAGGTTTTTGATCCTATTTTgcgcttaaatttttttttggaggggggttgCCCCAGATTTTATTTGGGAGggtgaatttttattttgctctttgCCTGAGGACTTTCGATTGCTTCAAATCCACTTAGGGACAAACAGTTTTTCAGCCCGTTTCCGGGCCAAGTGAAAGTTTGAAACAAGAGAGAGAGGGGCTCCAAGGGATCTAACCCAGaaaatttctggaaaatatgAGATTAAATGAGTTTCTAAGCTGTGTGATAATATATTTTgggaaattattttataatgtatTCGGAGGCCTCTCCTAATTTTTCAATATGACAGTTTTCTTCAGGAGGTAACGAAAAAAAGTTACTATTTTGCAAAGATGCTACTTtgtgaatttcaaaaaaacgTTACCGAAGACATAATGAacaatacacacacacacacacactaagtaaacataaaattaactGGGCAATCCTGCTTCTGCACTCTTCCGGTGGTGAGGACTCATGGGTGGCCTCTCGGTTCCTGGTATGCATGGCACGAATATATTTTTGTACACTTACCTTATCATACTTCAAACAAAACTAGCACTATCGCAATTTTTACCGAATCGAcgttaatgtaaaaaaaaattaaaatatacctcttAACACCGATTTtatgttctaaaaaaaagaaatgaacctGGTAGCGCATAAACCGGTTTCtcactaaatattatatttaagtctatttaataaattataatattttccaaattattgggtgTGGGGGCAACGTTGCccttgcccctcccccccacacacacactcCACCAAATGACACCTATGTTGGAAAGCCTTTTGCGATGGTTTTCAAACGTCTCTTCAAAGATTATATGTAATAAGAAAGTAAATTGGAATGGAAATtctagaaaattagaaaattccaaaaaattctaGAAAGTTGCTTAAGCACTTAAGCAGCGCTTCAGCGTGTTGCTATTCTCTCCTAATTTGGCAACACAGCAAACTATGTATATTAGCTGAGTGAATTGCAAAATTGTATGTCGAACTTCAGTTAGATGACGGATTTGGGCTATTCTTTAATTTgttccaaattaaaaataagctttcataaatataatattcaacTTGGAAACCCAGGCACGTGTTCTATAATTGTTGCCAGACGCTGGCTTCAAATACTACGGATAAATCAAGCTTGGGTGTGCCCAAACACAAAGTAAACCATACTTTCGGGTAAATAAGTTAAGTTTATCAGTTCTCCATTTCTTAATCTAACTTGTTCAATTATGAAACTTATAACTCCCGTATCCTTCTAACAATCTTGAAATATTTAGAATTGTAATGTGGCATCCTTTGTTCGTGGAGACTTGAAATCCTTCGTCCTCGAGGAAAGGGGTTTGAGTCCTGGTCCTgttggttatttggtttggaactgGGGTCTTTGGTGTGACTCTGTGAcctcagccagagttgacccagctctaagaGGGTACTCAGAGAAACCGGGGAGGGTAAGCAAGAGGTTTTTTTGGGAAAGTAATGCCCCCCATCGCACTTCTTGGCTggagggccatgaaacggaggtCAGCACTGCCGATAGTGGCTAATAATCATAATGTATTAGATAGGAGACTTTGCGATAGCACAGTAGATTGATGCTCTGATTGGTAACATGAAGCCTGGGGTTCGATTCCTGCTGCCGCAAGGTTTGGCGATAGGCCTGCTATCTGtctctgtaaaaaaagaaaaaaaacagctactTAAACGTTAATTCTACCTCTGGGACGTCTTGGTTCTTCACCCTTTCCATGAAATAGGAGCCTTTGCGATTATCAAATTCTGCAACTGCTGCTTGAAACCGAATCAGTCCAAAATTAAATTGTTGGTAACTATGCAAATAGCCCAACAGTATGGAAACGGTTTAAAGAGGaaattaatatttgtctctgaaaaaaaaaaaaaaaacatttaactcATGA includes the following:
- the LOC136043965 gene encoding uncharacterized protein LOC136043965 is translated as MAVRPKRAHVTSRARHLQHLASVEEIKTNSEDKQNEERKSRPQGLPPRGSVQRTESKRSSSQVRTPAQPPDVTPKLRSVSLTRSTDRSPSPPRSPLSRVSRSRSSADRRLQYEIQSFQRRNSSTSPPSSLLDDVPNPHDGSLSPVEPQNIFSRFFPRRRSSRKNSTELPVTKPNLEQDLKSPPALPPKERDVSRKSSFISENKPEVKNWRISADVEHNGNDNSVDQETLNFASFFDRIREGSKNITKPVPIPRKSLLASPNSEDKGYESLNITPDSSKPRKLSREEPQDAPIVRPWVKVLPTVNVNDLRRPFDETEPSLPKFRKQISLEPRNELPSRPARRVHSFRGSTTTPLALDSLKFNEKEAKSNESDKSPESLSGIDLNGDFILKKAVESNPAAHVIRRSLETLKFSNEGLKKTISSLNRYSQSSDQLILPDDVINKNSNDSLSTGSSSLNISDTEGLGSSYTLSRESLISNSKANSPQLSTDSSTVKGKGDGEAHSEYTSLSPKTVGDQEEFFEALTPVAATLTPAVTPTTPVVLRSFLEPFNPPEIKSRIVTETAQLFGKFSDKAEKNFTKKLTENEMIKADDGSEDIFPEVVLRKKTSFTNNKLNESQSALLTDLELKSSVFGLILKSKFSEMQNSNFQSDNVNPQPLSLDSNIESERPNTFEVPSLRKFTEKTNDTKAVTTKKDDFNALKPIKPERTSLMKKSESAEGSVRNTKVPEPESVEIRRPVLKNPTESSELLQVFARRSLKLRETDTIPTESKTEDTSISNEEEKEVEKTVIIELPKTVSATELQNNVEQASRVHGKPIQLKCDKSRIVVEPTKLPMSTTKESEATSAEIISKRKTFQTTRHGNISPENLQLKSAEVKTDAKLVADLKENKIEKEVFLIKKEKPSPRAVRLRSKTLPEANYTDLTAAKTYTDESTEPQSISVPSYGVTLRPTGNLIVNRALRLESGLEDANNIWKRISVQQKNTNVTTKISEETEVSNF